AATCCCCGCAGAACGAGCAGACTTAGTGACACCGCCATCACGTCGGCCAGGCTCCCAGGGTTTCTAAGATCCCCCTTCTCCCGCATGAAGGCGTCGAACTCATCGAGAGAGAGCCGGCCTTCGAGGGCTTCTCGGGCCTTCTCCCTGACACGCTCCGCCTCTTCCCTTCCGGCCTTTCTCGCTATTAGGGTATCCTCTCTCTCCGCGAGAAGCTCGAGGAATGCCCTGACAACGGCGTCCTCAAGCGGAAGTTCTTTTATCAGCTCGTAGAGCCTGCCAAAGGTCCCGTAGCTCAGCTCGTAGCCGTTCAGCCACTCGCAGAAGATAAGCTCCCGTTCACAGCTCATCTCGGCGAGCCTGGCGAGGTTGATCCCGTCCTGGAAAAGCTCCCTGAAGGAATCGTCGGAATAGACGTCGTACTTGACGCCGCTGGGAATTCCCTTGGGGTTCGCTATCCTTATCGCCCTGTAGAACTCCATGCTGTCCCTCACGGTCGATTCCTCGAGCAAGAGCCTCGCCTTCTCCCTAGCGTCGAGCATGTTCCTGCCCAGAACCATTCCCATGATGAGCGGAACCGAGAGTGTTATGACGCCGAAGTTCGGGTTCGCATCCTGAGCCTCGCGAGAGGCCTGGACGGCACGCTTTATCAGTTCCCCTATGCCCGCCTCGTTGAAGCCCAGAATTCCCTTCCGAAGGAGCTCAGCCGTTTTAATAGCCTCGTAGTAGACTCCAATGACGGCAGTATCCGCGAAGAGGAAGTTGTAGAGGGTAAGGTCGTCGAAGTCGCGGTAGCGGTTCACGTTTCCGGGTTTTGGAATAGCCGCCTCAAGCAGGGGGCCGAGTACAAAGGCGCGGACTATCTTAAACCTTTCCATTCACACCACCAGGTAGAGCAGCAGGTAAATCAGGTAGATGGCCAGAACGACCCGCCTCGCGGTTTTCCTGAGCATTATGTAGAAGCCGAACGCTATGAGCGTCACTCCCCAGAAGGCGTCCTTGATGTAGGGCGCGTAGGACTTCAGGGGCTCGAGAAACGCCGGCTCGAACTGCTTCAGCAGAACGAGGAGCCCTATGAAGACAAGAAGCACACCAAACCATCTCATCTCAATCCCCCCTCATGAGCAGGATTATACCCACGATCAGGAATACGAGGGCGGCGAGGGTTCTGAAGTTCACCGCGGGCATGAAGAGGGGCATGAATGGCCCGGCCAGGAGAAGGGCCCCGAGGAGTACGAGGACGAGTGCTATCGCCTTTGTGTTCTCGTTTCCAGAGAAAATCTCATCCAACCTGTCGCTCGTCTCGCTGACCACAGCATCGATCCGGTCTGAGAGCGGTTCCTCTGTCCCTTCGCTCCCCTCCTCAGGGATTATCAGGGCCGCAAGGAAGTAGAGCAGCGTCATCGCCACCGGGTTGAACACAAGGAGCACAATGAATATCAGCCTCACGAGGGTTGGATCCACCTCAAGGTGCTCCGCCAAACCACCGAGCACGCCGAGGAAAACCCTTTCCCTTTTCGACCTCACCAGCTTCTTCGCCATTTTTCTCACCTGCATGGAGAAAAGAGAAAGGGCTTAAAAATCATTGCCCGATTCTGACGTCTCCAACGACGTCCGAGACCCTCACGAGCACCGGCATTCCCTCCCCGGAGTGGGTGTTCTCAACGTCCCCCACGACATCTTTAACGCTGAGCTGGACCGAGAAGTTTGCCGGGATGGAGATGTAAACGTCGCCCACCACGTCGCTGACCTCCACGTCCCCCTCCGCGTCTATCGAGACGTCGCCCACGATGTCCTCCACGAGGTACTCCGCGGGGGCGCTGGCACGGACGTCCCCCACCACATCCTTAAGGACCAATCTCGTTGCGTTGACGTCCACCTCGACGTCGCCGACAGTATCTTTAACCCAGATGTCCGCCAGCTTCCTCCCGACCTCAATGACCACCTTACCATCGCGGTAGTCACTGCAGGCGTTGTGTTCGCCGAACCGGAGGAGGCCCCTCTTCCGCTCTGTCGGACAGTACACGGTCAGGAGGCCTCCGGAGTAGTTGGCCTTTACCGGGAGGTTGCTCTTCAGGACTACTCCACTCACGTTTGCTCGGACGATCCGGACGTCCCCAACGGTATCCCTGATGACAACCCCACCGGCATCAAAGGCCCCTAGCTCCTTCAGCGGGCCGGCCTCTTTCCTGTGGGTTTGATACTTGTGGACTATCACCGCGGCCGCTACGGCACCTATGAGGATAACAGCTAGGACGACACCAGCTATAATCGGTAGAACCCCACCACGCCTGAGCATGTTTTCACCCGTTCCTTATACCTGCTTCACCGTATAAAGTTTACGCCCAAAGCTAGTCATCGCACTGGCACTGGACGGGCTTGGAGTGACGGGGAGCTGTAGAAGGGACTCACATGAAAGGAAAAGAAATGTGAAGGGCTTCAGCGAAGGAGCTTCACGAACTCCCTCATCCAGGCGTATAAATCGCCGGGGTGCCTCGAGCTGACCCAGTTGCCGTCGACGACTACCTCAGCGTCGACCCACTCCGCGCCGGCGTTCTTCACATCGTCGCGGATAGTTATAACGCTGGTTCCCTTTCTGCCCTTCAGCACACCGGCTGAGATGAGTATCTGCGGCCCGTGGCAGATGCTGGCGACGGGCTTTCCGTCCTCGAACATCTTCTTAACTATTGAGACAGCCTTCTCGTTGAGCCTCACTATCTCAGGCGCCCTTCCACCGGGAAGGACGAGCGCGTCGAACTCGTCCGGGTCAACCTCGTCAAACGCAAGGTCAACGTTGACGGAGTAGCCGTGCTTGCCCGTTATCTTGCCCCTCTGGAAGCTCACCACGTAGACCTCGTGGCCTTCTTCCTTTATCCTGTGGAGAGGGTAGATCAGCTCCAGATCCTCAAAACCGTCAGCACTCAGAAACAGCACCTTCATGTCGAACACCCCCATAACGTTCAGAGGAAAATAGAAAAAAGTTACTTATAACCCTTTCTGGGCAGAAATGGTCAGAGGGGGAGCTCCGTTACCTCCTTGTGTGCCTTGAGAACCACCATCGTGTGGGTGGCTTCAACGCCCTGGATCTCCCCGATTCTGTCGAGGAACTCGTTGAGCTCGTCACTGCCGCTGGTTCTTATCTTGACCAGCATGTCGTAGTCGCCGGTGGTCTCGTAGATTTCAACTATCTGGGGGTACTTCTTGAGCTCGGTGGCGACGTGGGAGTACATGCCCGCCTTGGACTTTATCAGAATGAACGCCAGTATCTTGAAGCCAAGTGATTCGGGGTCGAGCATCACGGTGAACTTCTTTATTATTCCCTTCTCCCTGAGCTTCTTTATCCTCTCGTAGACCGTCGATTCGGCCAGTCCCACTTCCTTGGAGATCTCGCGGAGGGGCGTTCTGCTGTTCTTCTGGAGTATCACAAGGATTTTCCTATCCACCTCGTCCAAACCCGTTCGCATGATCTTCACCGCCTGTAAAAAATTTTCGAAGGATTATATAAATTTTGCCGATTTGGAGAACCATACTTTTATAAAACGCCGCCCATCTTCTAATTCAGGACTTTTGGGAGGGGAGGGTCAGCGATGCCAACGAACGTAACGGCAGAGTACCTAGCGGCGGAGGAGGAGTACAGGAACGCGAAAACTATTCCCGAGAAAATTCGCGCCCTTGAGAAGATGTACGCCACCGTTCCGAAGCACAAGGGCACCGAAAAGCTTAGACTTCAAATAAAAAGGAAGCTGGCGGAGCTCAGGAAGGAGCTTGATAAGCAGCGCCAGATGAAGAAGGGCGGTGGCGGGCCGTCGCTCGCTGTGAGGAAGGAAGGTGCGGCGCAGATAGTTCTCGCGGGGCTTCCAAACGTGGGGAAGAGCTCCCTCATGAAGGCACTCACAAACGTCGATGCCGACGTGGCCGACTACGCTTTCACGACGGTGGAGCCCATTCCAGGCATGATGCACCACAAGGACGTTCAGATCCAGCTCGTCGAGGTTCCTGGGCTGGTTGAGGGCGCCGCCCTTGGGAAGGGCATGGGGCCCCAGCTCCTGAGCGTCATAAGAAACGCCGATGCAATAGCGATCGTCGTTGACCTCTCCAGGGATCCGGTTAAGCAGATGGAAATTCTCCTCAAGGAGTTTGAGAGGGCGGGAATAAAGGTCAACAAGAGGAAGCCGAGGGTTGAGATAAAGAAGACCGCGATGGGCGGAATAGTCATCAACGGCCAGGAGAACATCAAAGGCGATATCCAGGAAGTCATGAAGATGCTCCGAGAGGAGAGGATTCACTCGGCAGAGATAACCGTTAAGGAGCCTGTAACGCTGGAGGAGATAGCCGACGCTCTCGATGAAAGCCTCGTCTGGCGCAGGGCGATAATCATAGCCAACAAGGGGGATGCCCCCGGCAGCAAGGAGAACTACGAGCGCTTGTTGAAAGCCTACGGTGACCGCTTTAAGATAATCCCCGTCTCCGCTAAGCGGAAGATACAGCTCGACAAGCTGAAGGACGAGCTCTACGAGCTGGCTGGAATAATCAGAGTTTTCACGAAGAGCCCCGGCGAAGAGCCGGCTTATCCGCCGGTGCCGCTGAAGAAGGGCTCGACGGTTATGGATTTAGCCGAGAGAATCCACAAGGACTTCGCCAAGAATTTCCGCTACGCTCGCGTCTGGGGCAAGAGCGTCAAGTTCCCGGGCCAGCGCGTTGGAGCCGACCACGTGCTGGAAGACGGTGATATAGTGGAGATCCATGCGCGCTAGCGGCAGAACGGCCCCTTACAGCTTCTCCCGTTCTTTCCGACCATTGCGCTCAGGGAATACTCCTTCCCGTCAAGGCTGTCCATGATCAGCTTCTCCCCGTTCCTTTCGTATATCCAGAAGACCTTGTAGGCCATCTCCTCTCTCACGACCTCTATCCTGGGGAGCCACCAGGAGACGACGCGGGAGTTACCCCATGTTATTGCGCTCTCAAAGGCCTTCTTCTCTGCCTCCTCGTAGTCCACAAGGGGCTCCATGAGTTTCCGCTCATCAACGTTCCACTCTTCAAGGGGTATGAAATCGTCACCTCTCTCGGCACCGAGGCGGTAGAGGTCAACATAGGCAAAGTAGTCCATAACCTTGTCCTTCATTCCAAGGCGCCTGTAAAATAACCTTAGGTGAAAGATGTGATATGGGTAGAGCACGAAATCCCTCTCCTCTGTGTAGGGATGGAATATTGGGCGCATTACTTTAACCTTGATCATATCAAACACCGTTACAAATTGCTTTAATTGGGTTTCCTAACTTCAATTAGGGTTTTTCACTCTTAGTTTAAAACGATATGTTTATAACTTTTTGGCAACAATATACAGTGCTGACCATTGGCTAGCATATATATACAGGGGGTTTCAATATGGGGCTTAGCGGTGCAGCTTGGGCAACTCTGTTGGTTCCAACGATTTTGGGTTTTTTGACGATGGTTCTCTATGGCTACTGGGACAGAATAACGGGGAAGGAGTACTACGTTGACGAGGAGATTCTCGCATACGACGAAGACCTGGTTGAAGAGCTGAAGAAGGAGGGTAAGCTATGAACGCGGGAGTGCTCTTTGGTTTTCTGGTGTATCTCGCCCTCCTGGCTTATATCGGCTGGTGGGCCAATAAGTACACCAAGACCGAGGACCAGTATTTCGTTGGGGGTAGAAAGGTTCACGTCTTAGCCGCTACCCTCTCGGACAAGGCGAGCGACTTCTCCGGCTGGCTGATGCTCGGCTATCCCGGAAGCGCCTTTAAAGCCGGTTTAGGGGCGTTCTGGGCTGGAATAGGCTGTCTATTTGGTACACTGGCTGATTACGTCCTCATAGGTCCAAGGCTTAGAATATATGCAGGTAAATTCAGGGCCATCACCGTCCCAGACTACCTTGAGG
The sequence above is drawn from the Thermococcus pacificus genome and encodes:
- a CDS encoding triphosphoribosyl-dephospho-CoA synthase, which codes for MERFKIVRAFVLGPLLEAAIPKPGNVNRYRDFDDLTLYNFLFADTAVIGVYYEAIKTAELLRKGILGFNEAGIGELIKRAVQASREAQDANPNFGVITLSVPLIMGMVLGRNMLDAREKARLLLEESTVRDSMEFYRAIRIANPKGIPSGVKYDVYSDDSFRELFQDGINLARLAEMSCERELIFCEWLNGYELSYGTFGRLYELIKELPLEDAVVRAFLELLAEREDTLIARKAGREEAERVREKAREALEGRLSLDEFDAFMREKGDLRNPGSLADVMAVSLSLLVLRGLRMEIRNGKVWGVIGRL
- a CDS encoding Lrp/AsnC family transcriptional regulator, with product MRTGLDEVDRKILVILQKNSRTPLREISKEVGLAESTVYERIKKLREKGIIKKFTVMLDPESLGFKILAFILIKSKAGMYSHVATELKKYPQIVEIYETTGDYDMLVKIRTSGSDELNEFLDRIGEIQGVEATHTMVVLKAHKEVTELPL
- a CDS encoding DUF4097 family beta strand repeat-containing protein — translated: MLRRGGVLPIIAGVVLAVILIGAVAAAVIVHKYQTHRKEAGPLKELGAFDAGGVVIRDTVGDVRIVRANVSGVVLKSNLPVKANYSGGLLTVYCPTERKRGLLRFGEHNACSDYRDGKVVIEVGRKLADIWVKDTVGDVEVDVNATRLVLKDVVGDVRASAPAEYLVEDIVGDVSIDAEGDVEVSDVVGDVYISIPANFSVQLSVKDVVGDVENTHSGEGMPVLVRVSDVVGDVRIGQ
- a CDS encoding OBG GTPase family GTP-binding protein codes for the protein MPTNVTAEYLAAEEEYRNAKTIPEKIRALEKMYATVPKHKGTEKLRLQIKRKLAELRKELDKQRQMKKGGGGPSLAVRKEGAAQIVLAGLPNVGKSSLMKALTNVDADVADYAFTTVEPIPGMMHHKDVQIQLVEVPGLVEGAALGKGMGPQLLSVIRNADAIAIVVDLSRDPVKQMEILLKEFERAGIKVNKRKPRVEIKKTAMGGIVINGQENIKGDIQEVMKMLREERIHSAEITVKEPVTLEEIADALDESLVWRRAIIIANKGDAPGSKENYERLLKAYGDRFKIIPVSAKRKIQLDKLKDELYELAGIIRVFTKSPGEEPAYPPVPLKKGSTVMDLAERIHKDFAKNFRYARVWGKSVKFPGQRVGADHVLEDGDIVEIHAR
- the pfpI gene encoding deglycase PfpI codes for the protein MKVLFLSADGFEDLELIYPLHRIKEEGHEVYVVSFQRGKITGKHGYSVNVDLAFDEVDPDEFDALVLPGGRAPEIVRLNEKAVSIVKKMFEDGKPVASICHGPQILISAGVLKGRKGTSVITIRDDVKNAGAEWVDAEVVVDGNWVSSRHPGDLYAWMREFVKLLR
- a CDS encoding PspC domain-containing protein, yielding MAKKLVRSKRERVFLGVLGGLAEHLEVDPTLVRLIFIVLLVFNPVAMTLLYFLAALIIPEEGSEGTEEPLSDRIDAVVSETSDRLDEIFSGNENTKAIALVLVLLGALLLAGPFMPLFMPAVNFRTLAALVFLIVGIILLMRGD